A portion of the Gemmatimonas sp. UBA7669 genome contains these proteins:
- a CDS encoding ThiF family adenylyltransferase, which translates to MPDEAYLVRRVDQLRLDPVALNRLVRPARDTGLSIFTVHTHPGTITPWFSHADDVGDARLMPAFHAQMPGPHGSIVLAGESTEPAARAWTDEGGPRGMALRIVGDVLRVIPAAPEGMNEDWFDRQRLALGPEGQAILRDLHVVIVGLGGTGSVVLVQLAHLGVGRITLIDGDRVESTNLSRIIGATRHDVGVAYKVDVAARYVGALGLGTVVTAIRRPLGDLETVQAAEAADLVFSCVDTQTPRALLNRLSYWRAVPVIDLGSAFRVDHSGRIDAGAGRVVLIGPGRPCLACWGHLDPARLRTEALSDEERASLAREGYVRGADLAQPSVVAFNTQIAGAAVVEMLRLVTQFAGADDAPQRLAFDFLTGTTRRNVIARNAQCTICAEAARDAPGPTGSTA; encoded by the coding sequence GTGCCCGACGAGGCCTACCTCGTGCGTCGTGTCGACCAACTGCGTCTCGATCCGGTGGCCTTAAACCGCTTGGTGCGCCCGGCGCGCGACACGGGCCTGTCGATCTTCACGGTTCACACCCACCCGGGAACAATAACGCCGTGGTTCTCGCACGCCGATGACGTCGGGGACGCGCGGCTCATGCCCGCCTTCCATGCACAGATGCCAGGTCCGCACGGATCGATTGTGCTGGCGGGCGAAAGTACCGAACCCGCAGCGCGCGCATGGACGGACGAAGGAGGGCCACGGGGGATGGCCCTTCGCATAGTCGGCGACGTCTTGCGGGTGATCCCCGCGGCGCCTGAGGGCATGAACGAAGACTGGTTTGACCGGCAACGCTTGGCCCTCGGCCCCGAGGGGCAGGCCATCCTGCGTGACCTCCATGTGGTGATCGTGGGCCTCGGCGGGACGGGCTCAGTGGTGCTCGTCCAGCTGGCGCATCTCGGCGTCGGGCGCATCACCCTCATTGACGGCGATCGCGTGGAATCCACCAACCTGAGTCGGATCATCGGGGCAACCCGGCACGATGTTGGTGTGGCCTATAAAGTCGATGTGGCCGCTCGCTACGTCGGGGCCCTCGGCCTCGGCACCGTGGTTACCGCAATCCGACGGCCCTTGGGCGATCTTGAGACCGTGCAGGCCGCGGAGGCGGCGGATCTCGTGTTCTCTTGCGTGGACACCCAAACACCGCGCGCCCTGCTCAATCGCCTCTCGTACTGGCGAGCGGTCCCGGTTATCGATTTGGGCAGTGCCTTTCGCGTTGATCATTCCGGCCGGATCGACGCCGGCGCGGGGCGCGTTGTGCTGATCGGGCCAGGGCGCCCCTGCCTTGCATGCTGGGGACATCTGGACCCAGCACGCCTTCGCACTGAGGCACTGTCCGATGAGGAGCGCGCGAGCCTTGCTCGGGAGGGCTATGTGCGAGGCGCCGATCTCGCGCAGCCGAGCGTCGTGGCCTTCAATACCCAGATCGCTGGTGCTGCCGTGGTAGAGATGCTCCGACTGGTCACGCAGTTCGCAGGCGCGGACGACGCTCCGCAGCGCCTCGCCTTTGACTTCCTGACCGGCACCACGCGTCGCAACGTCATCGCGCGCAACGCCCAGTGCACGATATGCGCGGAAGCCGCCCGTGACGCACCTGGGCCAACGGGAAGCACCGCGTGA
- a CDS encoding multiubiquitin domain-containing protein, giving the protein MHPSKPIHVFINKVKYELASPVTTGAALKALAGLAAADVLFLQQPREDEVIANDQTITLKNGDHLHSQPPADYGAGPIPEIIVALERELEGHSVTLHQGPDCWTYVVIAGYRLPSGYDRAEVELLVKLAPSYPDAAPDMFWVSPALHTASGALPRATTTERLLGRDWQRYSWHLASGTWTPGVSTMRDFLRAVAARFQRLD; this is encoded by the coding sequence GTGCACCCTTCGAAGCCGATCCACGTCTTCATCAACAAGGTGAAGTACGAACTAGCGTCGCCGGTCACGACCGGCGCCGCCCTCAAAGCCCTCGCTGGCCTGGCAGCGGCCGACGTTCTCTTCCTGCAGCAGCCTCGGGAGGACGAAGTGATCGCAAACGATCAGACGATCACCCTCAAAAATGGAGATCATCTTCACAGTCAGCCTCCCGCGGATTACGGGGCTGGGCCTATCCCTGAGATCATCGTGGCCCTCGAGCGAGAGCTCGAGGGCCACTCGGTCACGCTTCATCAGGGGCCAGACTGCTGGACCTACGTGGTGATCGCTGGTTATCGCCTGCCAAGCGGCTACGATCGCGCGGAGGTGGAACTCCTTGTCAAGCTGGCGCCGAGCTATCCGGATGCGGCGCCGGACATGTTCTGGGTCTCCCCCGCGCTCCACACGGCGAGCGGCGCGCTCCCCCGCGCCACTACGACGGAGCGACTGCTTGGCCGGGACTGGCAGCGCTACTCGTGGCACCTCGCTTCAGGCACCTGGACGCCTGGGGTCAGCACCATGCGCGATTTCCTTCGCGCGGTCGCCGCCCGGTTTCAGCGCCTAGACTGA